In one Balaenoptera musculus isolate JJ_BM4_2016_0621 chromosome 20, mBalMus1.pri.v3, whole genome shotgun sequence genomic region, the following are encoded:
- the LOC118886744 gene encoding myosin-3 has protein sequence MSSDTEMEVFGIAAPFLRKSEKERIEAQNQPFDAKTYCFVVDSKEEYTKGKIKSTQDGKVTVETEDNRTLVVKPEDVYAMNPPKFDRIEDMAMLTHLNEPAVLYNLKDRYTSWMIYTYSGLFCVTVNPYKWLPVYNPEVVEGYRGKKRQEAPPHIFSISDNAYQFMLTDRENQSILITGESGAGKTVNTKRVIQYFATIAATGDLAKKKDSKMRGTLEDQIISANPLLEAFGNAKTVRNDNSSRFGKFIRIHFGTTGKLASADIETYLLEKSRVTFQLKAERSYHIFYQILSNKKPELIELLLITTNPYDYPFISQGEILVASIDDAEELLATDSAIDILGFTPEEKSGLYKLTGAVMHYGNMKFKQKQREEQAEPDGTEVADKTAYLMGLNSSDLLKALCFPRVKVGNEYVTKGQTVDQVHHAVNALSKSVYEKLFLWMVTRINQQLDTKLPRQHFIGVLDIAGFEIFEYNSLEQLCINFTNEKLQQFFNHHMFVLEQEEYKKEGIEWTFIDFGMDLAACIELIEKPMGIFSILEEECMFPKATDTSFKNKLYDQHLGKSSNFQKPKVVKGRAEAHFSLIHYAGTVDYSVSGWLEKNKDPLNETVVGLYQKSSNRLLAHLYATFATADADSGKKKVAKKKGSSFQTVSALFRENLNKLMSNLRTTHPHFVRCIIPNETKTPGAMEHSLVLHQLRCNGVLEGIRICRKGFPNRILYGDFKQRYRVLNASAIPEGQFIDSKKACEKLLASIDIDHTQYKFGHTKVFFKAGLLGTLEEMRDDRLAKLITRTQAVCRGFLMRVEFQKMVQRRESIFCIQYNIRAFMNVKHWPWMKLFFKIKPLLKSAETEKEMATMKEEFQKTKDELAKSEAKRKELEEKLVTLVQEKNDLQLQVQAESENLLDAEERCDQLIKAKLQLEAKIKEVTERAEDEEEINAELTAKKRKLEDECSELKKDIDDLELTLAKVEKEKHATENKVKNLTEELAGLDETIAKLTREKKALQEAHQQTLDDLQAEEDKVSSLSKIKSKLEQQVDDLESSLEQEKKLRVDLERNKRKLEGDLKLAHESILDLENDKQQLDERLKKKDFEYSQLQSKVEDEQTLGLQFQKKIKELQARTEELEEEIEAERASRAKAEKQRSDLSRELEEISERLEEAGGVTSTQIELNKKREAEFLKLRRDLEEATLQHEATAAALRKKHADSVAELGEQIDNLQRVKQKLEKEKSEFKLELDDLGSNVESVSKSKANLEKICRTLEDQLSEARGKNEESQRSLSELTTQKSRLQTEAGELSRQLEEKESIVSQLSRSKQAFTQQVEELKRQLEEESKAKSALAHALQSSRHDCDLLREQYEEEQEAKAELQRALSKANSEVAQWRTKYETDAIQRTEELEEAKKKLAQRLQDSEEQVEAVNAKCASLEKTKQRLQAEVEDLMVDVDRANSLAAALDKKQRNFDKVLAEWKTKCEESQAELEASLKESRSLSTELFKLKNAYEEALDQLETVKRENKNLEQEIADLTEQIAENGKTIHELEKSRKQIELEKADIQLALEEAEAALEHEEAKILRIQLELSQVKSEIDRKVAEKDEEIEQLKRNYQRAVETMQSALDAEVRSRNEAIRIKKKMEGDLNEIEIQLSHANRQAAETLKHLRSVQGQLKDTQLHLDDALRGQEDLKEQLAIVERRANLLQAEIEELRATLEQTERSRKMAEQELLDASERVQLLHTQNTSLIHTKKKLETDLMQLQSEVEDASRDARNAEEKAKKAITDAAMMAEELKKEQDTSAHLERMKKNLEQTVKDLQRRLDEAEQLALKGGKKQMQKLEARIRELECELEAEQKKNAESVKGLRKYERRVKELTYQCEEDRKNVLRLQDLVDKLQVKVKSYKRQAEEADEQANAHLTKFRKAQHELEEAEERADIAESQVNKLRAKTRDFTSSRMVVHESEE, from the exons ATGAGCAGCGACACCGAAATGGAAGTGTTCGGCATAGCCGCTCCCTTCCTCCGGAAGTCAGAAAAGGAGAGGATCGAGGCTCAGAACCAGCCTTTTGATGCCAAAACCTACTGCTTTGTGGTCGACTCGAAGGAAGAATACACCAAGGGGAAAATTAAGAGTACCCAGGATGGGAAGGTCACGGTGGAAACCGAAGACAACAGG ACCCTGGTGGTGAAGCCAGAGGACGTGTACGCGATGAACCCCCCCAAGTTCGACCGGATCGAGGACATGGCCATGCTGACGCACCTGAATGAACCAGCCGTGCTGTACAACCTCAAGGACCGCTACACCTCCTGGATGATCTAC ACCTACTCGGGCCTCTTCTGTGTCACCGTCAACCCCTACAAGTGGCTGCCGGTGTACAACCCCGAGGTGGTGGAGGGCTACCGCGGCAAAAAGCGCCAGGAGGCCCCGCCCCACATCTTCTCCATCTCCGACAACGCCTATCAGTTCATGCTCACAG ATCGTGAAAACCAGTCTATTCTGATCAC CGGAGAATCCGGGGCAGGAAAGACTGTGAACACCAAAAGGGTCATCCAGTACTTTGCAACAATTGCAGCGACTGGAGACCTTGCCAAGAAGAAGGACTCCAAAATGAGG GGGACTCTGGAAGACCAGATCATCAGCGCCAACCCGCTGCTGGAGGCCTTCGGGAACGCCAAGACCGTGAGGAACGACAACTCGTCCCGCTTT ggCAAGTTCATCCGAATCCATTTTGGTACCACGGGCAAGCTGGCCTCTGCAGATATTGAAACCT ATCTGCTGGAAAAATCGAGAGTAACCTTCCAGCTGAAGGCTGAGAGGAGCTACCACATCTTCTACCAGATTCTTTCCAACAAGAAGCCTGAGCTCATAG AGCTGCTGCTTATTACAACCAACCCTTATGACTACCCGTTCATCAGCCAGGGTGAGATCCTGGTGGCCAGCATTGACGATGCCGAGGAGCTGCTGGCTACGGAC AGCGCCATTGACATCCTGGGCTTCACCCCAGAGGAGAAATCTGGGCTCTACAAGCTGACAGGCGCCGTGATGCACTACGGGAACATGAAGTTCAAGCAGAAGCAACGGGAGGAGCAGGCAGAGCCAGATGGAACTGAAG TGGCTGACAAGACAGCCTATCTGATGGGCCTGAACTCTTCGGACCTCCTGAAAGCTTTGTGCTTCCCCAGAGTGAAAGTTGGGAACGAGTATGTTACCAAGGGCCAGACTGTGGACCAG GTGCACCATGCCGTGAACGCCCTCTCCAAATCCGTCTATGAGAAGCTGTTCCTGTGGATGGTCACCCGCATCAACCAGCAGCTGGACACCAAACTGCCAAGACAGCACTTCATTGGCGTCCTGGACATCGCGGGCTTTGAGATCTTTGAG TATAACAGCCTGGAGCAGCTGTGCATCAACTTCACCAACGAGAAACTGCAACAGTTTTTCAACCACCACATGTTCGTGCTGGAGCAGGAGGAGTACAAGAAGGAGGGCATCGAGTGGACGTTCATCGACTTCGGGATGGACCTGGCCGCCTGCATTGAGCTCATCGAGAAG CCGATGGGCATCTTCTCCATCCTGGAAGAGGAGTGCATGTTCCCCAAGGCCACAGACACCTCCTTCAAGAACAAGCTGTATGACCAGCACCTGGGCAAGTCCAGCAACTTCCAGAAGCCCAAGGTGGTCAAGGGCAGGGCCGAGGCCCACTTCTCGCTGATCCACTACGCGGGCACCGTGGACTACAGCGTCTCGGGCTGGCTGGAGAAGAACAAGGACCCCCTGAACGAGACGGTGGTCGGCCTGTACCAGAAGTCCTCCAACAGGCTCCTGGCACACCTCTACGCCACCTTCGCCACGGCAGACG ctgaCAGCGGAAAGAAGAAAGTTGCCAAGAAAAAGGGTTCTTCCTTCCAAACGGTCTCTGCCCTTTTCAGG gaaaaccTGAACAAGCTGATGTCAAATTTAAGAACAACCCACCCTCACTTTGTGCGCTGTATAATTCCCAACGAAACCAAAACCCCAG GGGCCATGGAGCACAGCCTTGTCCTACACCAGCTGCGCTGTAATGGTGTCCTGGAGGGTATCCGCATCTGCAGGAAGGGGTTCCCAAACAGGATTCTCTATGGGGATTTTAAACAAAG ATACCGAGTGCTGAATGCCAGCGCCATCCCTGAGGGGCAGTTCATCGACAGCAAGAAGGCGTGTGAAAAGCTGCTGGCATCCATCGACATTGACCACACTCAGTACAAGTTTGGACACACCAAG GTGTTCTTCAAGGCTGGCTTGCTGGGAACCCTGGAGGAAATGCGGGATGACCGCCTGGCCAAGCTGATCACCCGGACGCAAGCCGTGTGCAGAGGGTTCCTCATGCGCGTGGAATTCCAGAAGATGGTGCAGAGAAG ggaGTCCATCTTCTGCATCCAGTACAACATCCGAGCCTTCATGAACGTCAAGCACTGGCCCTGGATGAAACTCTTCTTCAAGATCAAGCCCCTGCTGAAGAGTGCAGAGACGGAGAAGGAGATGGCCACCATGAAGGAAGAGTTCCAGAAAACCAAAGATGAACTCGCCAAGTCAGAGGCAAAAAGGAAGGAACTGGAGGAAAAATTGGTGACTCTAGTACAAGAGAAGAATGACCTGCAGCTCCAAGTACAAGCT gaaagtgaAAACTTGTTGGACGCAGAGGAAAGATGTGATCAACTGATCAAAGCCAAGCTCCAgctggaggcaaagatcaaggaGGTGACTGAGAGAGCTGAGGATGAGGAAGAGATCAATGCTGAGCTGACGGCCAAGAAGAGGAAACTGGAGGACGAATGTTCGGAACTGAAGAAAGACATAGATGACCTTGAGCTGACACTGGCCAAGGTTgagaaggagaaacatgccacaGAGAACAAG GTTAAAAACCTTACTGAGGAACTCGCTGGTTTGGATGAGACCATTGCAAAGTTAACCAGGGAGAAGAAAGCCCTCCAGGAGGCCCACCAGCAGACCCTGGATGACCTGCAGGCAGAAGAGGACAAAGTCAGTTCTTTGAGCAAAATCAAGAGTAAACTGGAACAGCAGGTGGATGAT CTGGAGAGCTCCCTAGAACAAGAAAAGAAGCTTCGTGTAGACCTGGAAAGGAACAAAAGGAAGCTTGAGGGAGACTTGAAGCTTGCCCACGAGTCCATATTGGATCTGGAGAATGACAAGCAACAGCTGGATGAAAGGCTCAAGAA GAAGGATTTCGAGTACAGTCAGCTGCAAAGCAAAGTGGAAGATGAGCAGACTCTGGGCCTGCAGTttcagaagaaaatcaaagagcTACAG GCCCGCAccgaggagctggaggaggagatcGAGGCGGAGCGGGCCTCCCGCGCCAAAGCAGAGAAGCAGCGCTCGGACCTCTCCCGGGAGCTGGAGGAGATCAGCGAGCGGCTGGAGGAGGCGGGGGGCGTCACATCCACCCAGATAGAGCTCAACAAGAAGCGGGAGGCCGAGTTCCTGAAGCTGCGCCGGGACCTGGAGGAGGCCACCCTGCAGCACGAGGCCACGGCGGCCGCGCTCAGGAAGAAGCACGCGGACAGTGTGGCCGAGCTGGGGGAGCAGATTGACAACCTGCAGAGGGTCAAGCAGAagctggagaaggagaagagCGAGTTCAAGCTGGAGCTCGACGACCTCGGCAGCAACGTGGAGAGCGTGTCCAAGTCCAag GCGAATCTGGAAAAAATCTGCCGCACTCTGGAGGATCAGTTAAGCGAGGCCAGGGGCAAGAACGAGGAAAGTCAGAGGAGCCTGAGTGAACTGACCACGCAGAAGTCACGTCTGCAGACGGAGGCCG GTGAGCTGAGTCGTCAACTGGAAGAAAAGGAGAGCATAGTATCACAACTTTCCAGAAGCAAGCAAGCATTTACCCAGCAAGTAGAAGAGCTCAAGAGGCAATTAGAGGAAGAGAGCAAG GCCAAGAGCGCCCTGGCCCACGCCCTGCAGTCCTCCCGCCACGACTGTGACCTGCTGCGGGAACAGTATGAGGAGGAGCAGGAAGCCAAGGCCGAGCTGCAGAGGGCGCTGTCCAAGGCCAACAGCGAGGTGGCCCAGTGGAGGACCAAGTACGAGACGGACGCCATCCAGCGCacagaggagctggaggaggccaA GAAAAAACTTGCTCAGCGCCTTCAGGATTCCGAGGAGCAGGTTGAGGCAGTGAATGCTAAGTGCGCCTCCCTGGAGAAGACCAAGCAGAGGCTGCAAGCAGAGGTGGAGGACCTGATGGTCGACGTGGACAGAGCCAACTCCCTGGCCGCCGCGCTAGACAAGAAGCAGAGGAACTTTGACAAG GTGCTCGCCGAATGGAAGACCAAGTGTGAGGAGAGCCAGGCGGAGCTGGAAGCGTCTCTGAAGGAGTCCCGCTCCCTGAGTACTGAGCTCTTCAAGCTGAAAAATGCCTATGAAGAAGCCTTAGATCAACTTGAAACTGTGAAACGGGAAAATAAGAATTTAGAGC AGGAGATAGCAGATCTCACAGAACAAATTGCTGAAAACGGTAAAACCATCCATGAACTGGAGAAATCAAGAAAGCAGATCGAGCTGGAAAAGGCTGATATCCAGTTGGCTCTTGAGGAGGCAGAG GCCGCTCTTGAGCATGAAGAGGCCAAGATCCTCCGAATCCAGCTGGAACTCTCACAAGTGAAATCAGAAATCGATAGAAAGGTGGCCGAGAAAGACGAAGAGATCGAGCAGCTGAAGAGGAACTACCAGAGGGCAGTAGAGACGATGCAGAGCGCCCTGGACGCCGAGGTGCGGAGCCGGAACGAGGCCATCAGGATCAAGAAGAAGATGGAGGGGGACCTGAACGAAATCGAGATCCAGCTGAGCCACGCCAACCGCCAGGCTGCAGAGACCCTCAAACACCTCCGGAGCGTCCAGGGGCAGCTGAAG GATACCCAGCTCCACCTGGATGATGCTCTCCGGGGCCAAGAGGACCTGAAGGAGCAGCTGGCGATCGTGGAGCGCAGAGCCAACCTGCTGCAGGCCGAGATCGAGGAGCTGCGGGCCACCCTGGAGCAGACGGAGAGGAGCaggaagatggcagagcaggagcTCCTGGACGCCAGCGAGCGCGTCCAGCTCCTGCACACCCAG AACACCAGTCTCATCCACACCAAGAAGAAGCTGGAGACAGACCTCATGCAGCTCCAGAGTGAGGTTGAGGATGCCAGCAGGGACGCGAGGAATGCTGAAGAGAAAGCGAAGAAGGCCATCACGGAC GCGGCCATGATGGCCGAGGAGCTGAAGAAGGAGCAGGACACCAGCGCCCACCTGGAGCGGATGAAGAAGAACCTGGAGCAGACGGTGAAGGACCTGCAGCGCCGCCTGGACGAGGCTGAGCAGCTGGCCCTGAAGGGCGGCAAGAAGCAGATGCAGAAGCTGGAGGCGCGG ATCCGAGAGCTGGAGTGTGAGCTTGAAGCGGAGCAGAAGAAGAACGCCGAGTCTGTCAAGGGCCTGAGGAAGTATGAGCGGCGGGTCAAGGAGTTAACTTACCAG TGCGAAGAGGACCGGAAGAACGTGCTGAGATTACAGGATCTGGTGGACAAGCTTCAAGTGAAGGTCAAGTCCTACAAGAGGCAGGCCGAGGAGGCT GATGAACAAGCCAACGCTCATCTCACCAAGTTCCGAAAAGCTCAGCATGAGCTGGAGGAGGCTGAAGAACGGGCCGATATTGCCGAATCTCAAGTCAATAAGCTGCGCGCGAAGACCAGAGACTTCACCTCCAGCCGG ATGGTGGTCCATGAGAGTGAAGAGTGA